In Caldicoprobacter guelmensis, the genomic stretch ACCGAAAGTATAAAGCTCCCTGGATAAAAATGATATAAAGGTTTCTTCTCTATAGGATCCATGGCTATTGAGGAGACCCTGGCATATCCCTCGGCCATCAACTTACCATTTATATGCTTCCTTTGCCTGCAAAAGCCGGCTTTCCCTTCCGAAATCAAGCATTCGTGCGGGCAAAGACTACATTTTACCCTATCCCCTTCCTTGACATAAAACAGCGCTTCCCTCATAATTTACACACCTTCTAAGCCTTAGTCTTTGATGATTACACCGTGAAAGGTCAATTATTTATGGCGTTCCACTTCAAAACGCTCTATTGTATAGCTTTCGTTAGGACGTATCCCCGCTTTACGCAGTGCAATTTCGATCTGCTGCTGGGGAGTATCAACCCCTTCCAGGTCAGGCAATAACAGGCCGGACTTGTGCCCGCTTCTGACTATCACTCCATACCTCTTGGCATCAAGTTCGTCTATGGATTTGACGGGTTCAGGCTTTTTCAAGACATCAACTGAATACACCAATTCCTCCAATTCGTTCTCATCTACAGGAATGAACCGAGGGTCATGCACCCCAGCACTTATGGCATTATAGATGATCTCCTCTGCAATGTTCTTCCTTGTAGGCTCTATAGTGCCAATACATCCACGAAGCTGCCCATCCTTTTTTATCGAAACAAAAACCCCAGCCCGGTTTTCAAGCATCTCCCTGGGAAGGTTATCATCCGACTTAATTATCTTGCCAGTGCGGATATACGACTCAAGAGAACGCCTGGCCAGGCGAACATAAGGGTCTTCGTTTTGACGTATCCTTTGCATACGCTGATGCTTTCGCTCAAACAGCCTCTCGACAAAGAGACGTGTGGCATCTGGCTTTCCTCTTTCAAATATGGCCACACCGTATCCCACGCCAAAAGGTCCTTCATAGGATAAAACCCTGGGATGCAGGTCATACCCGTCCAGCGTGCCCATGGCTATGATAATGGAACGAAGGCCGCATTCACCACCTTCCTCAACCATCACAGGGGCCATATTGAAAAATCTCTCCACATCCCCGCTCTCGATAATCGCCATAATCTCCTTATCAAGTTTAGGTCCCATCGGATGAAAACCATAGGGTCCATCTTGGCTCAAACGGTGCGACAGGTCACCGCTGGCAATCACACATACGTCCTTTGCACAGGCACGCACAGCCTCCTGTATGGCCTTCCCAAAGGCATACAACGCCTCATAGGATAATGGGGCATATGTGATATGAACCAACTTGAAATCACTGTACTGCTTGGTAACAAAGTATAAAGGCACAAGGGCTCCCCAGTCCATGGACGTGGATATCCTGTAATCAGATGCCACGCTGTTATCGATCCCTATGCATGGTATATTTAATCGTTCGGCATGATCCATTATCGCCTTTGCAAGTTCAACATCGTTTTCAAACGACATCTTTACGCCGGGGGCTCCAAACCTTGCAAAATTTCCCGTCAAATGTGGCGTAGCCATGACAGCTATGGCATCTCTAAACATTGGTCCATGAGGAGTTATGAGCACTACAGTATGCGGCTTATTGTCTTTTATGTGCCGAGCACACGTTTCAAGAGCCTCTATTGTACTTTGCGCCTTTCTCTGTTCGCCTTTTCCAACCTCTGGAATGATGATGGGAGGATGAGGCATTAAATAAGCCGATAAGATTTCACCCATCCATTGACACCTCCTTCTCTACCTAATAAGTTTATCACAAAATGGGACAAAGATACAGGCGCTGTCAAAAAAAGAATAATTGCTTTAAAATTAGACAAAATAAACTCGGAGGTGTAAAAATTGCGACAGAGACGAAGAAATACCGCTGATATAGGGATTGCTATGAACAGCAATGAAAGCCAGGCCATAATCGAATCTCTGAGACTGATTCAGGCTGACAACATGATTAATGCCAACGATGTGGTGGTCATAACGCCCAATTGGGTAAAACCGGCGGGTCCCGAAACGGGAGATGTGGTAGGCCCCGAAAGCCTGCGCACCATCATAAGATTTGTTAAACAAAAGAATCCTCGCAGGATAGTGGTGGCTACCGGTTCGGCAGAAAGGACCACCGCCGACGTCATGAAAGCGGTTGGTTACGATAAAATCATCAATGAGGAACAGGTAGAGTTTGTAGACCTAAATTTCGGGCCATTTATGAGGGTAAACTTGAATCACTCCTCACCGCCGGCCACTAATTTAAATAAGCTGCATGAGGAAATGACCTTTCTGATCTCCTTTGCCCAGCTTAAGATACACAGCGCAGCCACCATGACGGCAGCCATAAAGAATATAGCTTTGGGTTGGCCACCTGCGGAAGAACACGGGTATCCCAAAAAGAACCTAGGCATACACAATGACGTCCATGGCTTTATAAGCGCAATGGCACAGATAATTCCCATCGACCTTTCGATAGTGAGCACCAACCCTGCCATGATAGGCACCGGCCCCCACAACGGCATTCCGCGCCACGTCGGAATTGTCATAAGCGGCACCGATCCTGTTGCCGTGGACACCATAGGAGCGCGTCTTTTAGGTTTCCACCCTGAAGCCATACGGTACCTATGGGACTTGAAAAACAAAAAGGTGGGAGTAGCGAATATAAACCAGATGAACATAAAGGGTATGTCCCTCGTTGATGCCGAACGGGCTTTCAGCACAACAGCATACGGCCAGCCATTTACAATTGAGTAGACGTTTAACTGGCATACACCTTTTATGCATTTAAACCACCTTCATCAGCAAGGACATCCTGTTTTACATAAATAGTAGAGAAAATAGCACTTTGCCATTCATCTTTGGTTTTAATCAGTGGCATTCTAATATAGGACTTTTCTAAACCTCATATAAAAAATATGTTGTACACTTTCTTATGCAAATTTGTCCCCGTTTCGCCTGAATTTATAATGATCCCCTCGCCCCATATCGACCTCCATGCCGACGGAATTGATCCGCCTTTCAATACAATTCCGGCACTGTGCAGCCTCTTCCCCAGTACATATCTTGTTTTGATAAAGTTCATACTTTGGCCGTGCCCAAACGGGTGATAGATTGGGCATCACCACATTGGCACCGGCCATAAGCGCCAGCTCTCTTCCCCTTGGATGCAGCGTTCCCATGGCGGTGGTGGCGGGAAGTAGGCAGTCGGGCACCAGCAGGCGCGCAAGCGCCAGCATGACCAGCGTATCTTCCACCGTACCCCCCTTTGCATTACCAAGAGGCGTCTCCTTATGAGGTATAAAAGGACCGATACCTATCATATGGGGATTAAGCTGCTTAAGAAACAGCAAATCCTCCACCAGGTCCTGCCTGGTCTGACCTGGCAGTCCCACAATAAAGCCAGCCCCCACTTGATACCCTATTTCTTTTAGCACTACAAGGCACCTTCTTCGGTTG encodes the following:
- the amrA gene encoding AmmeMemoRadiSam system protein A, with translation MGEILSAYLMPHPPIIIPEVGKGEQRKAQSTIEALETCARHIKDNKPHTVVLITPHGPMFRDAIAVMATPHLTGNFARFGAPGVKMSFENDVELAKAIMDHAERLNIPCIGIDNSVASDYRISTSMDWGALVPLYFVTKQYSDFKLVHITYAPLSYEALYAFGKAIQEAVRACAKDVCVIASGDLSHRLSQDGPYGFHPMGPKLDKEIMAIIESGDVERFFNMAPVMVEEGGECGLRSIIIAMGTLDGYDLHPRVLSYEGPFGVGYGVAIFERGKPDATRLFVERLFERKHQRMQRIRQNEDPYVRLARRSLESYIRTGKIIKSDDNLPREMLENRAGVFVSIKKDGQLRGCIGTIEPTRKNIAEEIIYNAISAGVHDPRFIPVDENELEELVYSVDVLKKPEPVKSIDELDAKRYGVIVRSGHKSGLLLPDLEGVDTPQQQIEIALRKAGIRPNESYTIERFEVERHK
- a CDS encoding DUF362 domain-containing protein, giving the protein MRQRRRNTADIGIAMNSNESQAIIESLRLIQADNMINANDVVVITPNWVKPAGPETGDVVGPESLRTIIRFVKQKNPRRIVVATGSAERTTADVMKAVGYDKIINEEQVEFVDLNFGPFMRVNLNHSSPPATNLNKLHEEMTFLISFAQLKIHSAATMTAAIKNIALGWPPAEEHGYPKKNLGIHNDVHGFISAMAQIIPIDLSIVSTNPAMIGTGPHNGIPRHVGIVISGTDPVAVDTIGARLLGFHPEAIRYLWDLKNKKVGVANINQMNIKGMSLVDAERAFSTTAYGQPFTIE